From Chryseobacterium joostei, the proteins below share one genomic window:
- a CDS encoding LTA synthase family protein, with protein sequence MAETQNSRFPIYAVIATVVFKLLFLLTHYIQEDAFITWRVAQNLLDYGVIGFNGDTKISASTTHLYVFVSYIFNLVFGKENFIEPLLIFNSILFTIGTLFLSHLVLKNPWHKALFIFLIGILPPSIKISILGMEYGILFFLEMALLYYGFNKGKKWALTFLPVLIMFTRIDTIIFLGIVFFVDLFWNKKIRWNYIFGGILGILSTFAFNWFYFGEVVNNTITAKKLLYEQHFTLGQHINYFMVSFGNFWGMLKVPGDFNPITIIVLIFELLCFIYLIRQREKRNYFLWMIFLFGWVKQMAFISQKSLFDWYYWVPQILLFVPVLIFVLEQKERRNLWLSLLIVFYIAPMLAFQTIHSIATGNGEWNYRRTIGVFLNKYEKDKNQWILLEPAGYVPYFSGLKTIDEVGLVDKQIQEEIKKDKTNYWINTVKTRKPKYLLSYQNLYEGKDAEYYQIHYKVLKEFRVKDHLKSNHKILEKIYNLKPSGTDYNLYIRVD encoded by the coding sequence ATGGCAGAAACACAAAATAGCAGGTTCCCAATCTATGCCGTAATCGCTACGGTTGTTTTTAAACTTCTTTTTTTATTGACGCATTACATTCAGGAAGATGCCTTTATCACCTGGAGAGTGGCTCAGAACCTACTGGATTATGGAGTAATTGGTTTCAATGGGGATACTAAGATCTCTGCTTCTACCACTCATTTGTATGTTTTTGTGTCCTATATTTTCAATCTTGTATTTGGTAAAGAAAACTTTATTGAGCCTCTTTTGATCTTCAATTCTATACTTTTTACAATAGGAACACTGTTTCTTTCTCATTTGGTTCTTAAAAATCCTTGGCATAAAGCTTTATTTATATTTTTGATTGGTATTTTACCACCATCCATCAAGATTTCGATTCTTGGAATGGAATACGGAATTCTGTTTTTCTTGGAGATGGCTCTGTTGTACTACGGCTTCAATAAAGGTAAAAAATGGGCTTTGACATTTCTTCCCGTTTTAATTATGTTTACAAGGATTGATACCATTATATTCCTGGGGATTGTATTTTTTGTAGACCTGTTTTGGAACAAAAAAATCAGATGGAATTATATTTTTGGAGGAATTTTAGGAATTTTATCAACGTTTGCATTTAACTGGTTCTACTTTGGAGAGGTTGTTAACAATACCATCACCGCAAAAAAATTATTGTACGAACAGCATTTTACATTAGGGCAGCATATCAACTATTTCATGGTAAGCTTTGGTAATTTTTGGGGAATGCTAAAGGTTCCTGGAGATTTCAACCCGATCACCATTATTGTCCTTATTTTTGAATTGCTATGCTTTATTTACCTTATAAGACAAAGAGAAAAGAGAAACTATTTCTTGTGGATGATCTTTCTCTTCGGGTGGGTAAAACAGATGGCTTTTATCTCCCAAAAGAGTTTATTCGATTGGTATTATTGGGTTCCGCAGATTCTGCTTTTTGTTCCGGTTCTTATCTTTGTATTGGAGCAAAAGGAAAGAAGAAACCTATGGCTGTCATTGCTTATTGTGTTCTACATTGCCCCAATGCTGGCTTTCCAGACCATTCATTCCATTGCAACAGGAAACGGGGAATGGAACTACCGCAGAACCATCGGCGTATTCCTAAACAAATATGAAAAAGATAAAAACCAATGGATCTTGCTGGAGCCTGCTGGTTATGTTCCTTACTTTTCAGGGCTAAAAACCATTGATGAGGTTGGGCTTGTAGACAAGCAGATTCAGGAAGAAATTAAAAAAGATAAAACAAATTACTGGATCAATACTGTAAAGACAAGGAAACCAAAATACCTTCTTTCTTATCAGAATTTATATGAAGGAAAAGATGCTGAATATTATCAAATTCATTATAAAGTTTTGAAAGAATTCAGGGTAAAAGATCACTTGAAAAGCAATCATAAGATTTTAGAAAAGATCTACAACCTAAAGCCTTCCGGAACAGACTATAATTTATATATAAGGGTTGATTAA
- a CDS encoding glycosyltransferase family 117 protein: MKNWTFRQWNTVLGWVIFVIAFFTYLSTIEPNFSFWDCGEYISSAVKLEVTHAPGAALFQIVGAVAAIFALGKGENYSIVINAMSALFSALTILFLFWTITHFVRRLLNKDFEEITKHQEISILFAGAVGALCFTFSDTFWFSAVEGEVYSMASMFIALLVWLITKWENEYKAADSERWIILIFFVLGLSVGVHMMCMLAIPAVCLVYYARNYKFTWKNFIGANLITLGILIVVFKIIFPLIMTMFGRLEIFFVNGLGLPFHSGTIVAFILMVAICYFLIKYARKAKRNIYQTAALSVVFMMIGFSCWMVIPIRANANPPMNLNDPDTAIGMLDYYNREQYGDWPTMYGQNYTAFLDANGIEKNEDGSFKTKKTGEIYEKDEKTGTYRKTGDRFNYVFSKSQVSLMPRMFNEDKDVMANYISMYGAPDFTFNYANEDVADNPQAKQIFDELRGKYEDKSITASDYLKVKPYNLINVQKPSLLQNMDYFISFQNGYYFVRYLMWNYVGRQNDLEGNMESTKGNWISGIPFIDNVNVGSQDKMPAKFKNESTVKFFFLPLILGLIGFFFQLNRDFGRFYALLSLFILTSVGIIFYTGVKPFEPRERDYAMVGSFYAFAIWIGMGAGAILWFLQSKIKSNGANIALGVVLLGVPFMMGFQNYNVHDRSNRYTAYDYAYSVLKSLPKNDILFVYGDNDTYPVWAIQETERFRDDVKVVNFTLASTPWNLDQVKRRTYNAMGIPSQLTHEDYRDGVNDQIYMMKKDDWEGVFSMLKEQGVPDTEFQAFRKYLTQDSLTLKEAINFIKFKSPEKDQLLKMYFGEEKYEKYNILPVNKFILPVNKANALKAGIINKEDLPNVVDQIMITYKGNTLYKNNLILLDLLANFDWKRPINFSSGGVYDSENIFYLNDYLQFDGFSYRLIPVHTPPSVEGDMGRVDPNSLYNVVKNFRWGNFKNLNTHFDETATSNIISYRMSASRAASALALDGQKAKALEILDLAAKEIPAEKYNDPRSLSSIVSGYIIAGQEQKGLQLAEVLKKGIFEEYDYYLSLSKSDQSYLRRQMRTKPMEYSLVVAAVTDAYTKIGQKEKGYAYLVKSIEPIDKKFNAFVKELQQMGKEKAMKESEEVQKITPFYQYLFDVMQPYDSTYSKEKEDQITSAIIKATQ, from the coding sequence ATGAAAAATTGGACTTTTAGGCAATGGAACACCGTTTTAGGATGGGTGATTTTCGTCATTGCGTTTTTCACGTACTTGTCCACAATAGAACCCAATTTCAGTTTTTGGGATTGTGGAGAGTACATTTCTTCTGCAGTAAAACTTGAAGTAACGCACGCTCCCGGAGCAGCTTTATTTCAGATAGTGGGTGCCGTGGCAGCCATTTTTGCATTAGGGAAAGGCGAAAATTATTCCATCGTAATTAATGCGATGTCTGCATTGTTCAGTGCGCTGACTATTTTATTTTTGTTTTGGACGATCACTCATTTTGTGAGAAGGCTTCTCAACAAGGATTTTGAAGAAATTACGAAACATCAGGAAATCTCTATTTTATTTGCCGGAGCTGTAGGAGCACTTTGCTTCACGTTCTCAGATACATTCTGGTTCTCTGCAGTAGAAGGTGAGGTTTACTCAATGGCTTCTATGTTTATCGCGCTTTTGGTCTGGTTGATCACAAAGTGGGAAAATGAGTATAAGGCGGCAGACAGTGAAAGATGGATTATCCTTATTTTCTTTGTTTTGGGACTTTCTGTTGGGGTACACATGATGTGTATGTTGGCAATTCCTGCAGTATGCCTGGTATACTATGCAAGAAACTATAAGTTTACCTGGAAGAATTTTATTGGGGCAAACCTTATTACATTGGGGATTTTGATCGTTGTTTTCAAAATTATCTTCCCTTTGATTATGACGATGTTCGGAAGATTAGAAATTTTCTTTGTAAACGGTCTTGGTCTTCCTTTCCATTCAGGAACAATTGTAGCCTTTATTTTAATGGTGGCTATTTGTTATTTCCTGATTAAGTATGCAAGAAAGGCAAAAAGAAACATTTATCAGACCGCTGCTTTATCTGTAGTTTTTATGATGATCGGGTTTTCTTGTTGGATGGTTATTCCGATCAGAGCAAATGCTAATCCACCAATGAACCTTAATGATCCGGATACAGCAATTGGAATGCTGGATTATTATAACAGAGAGCAATATGGTGACTGGCCAACAATGTATGGACAGAACTACACGGCTTTCCTTGATGCGAATGGAATTGAGAAGAATGAAGATGGAAGCTTTAAAACAAAAAAGACCGGAGAAATCTACGAAAAAGATGAGAAAACCGGAACCTATAGAAAAACCGGAGACCGATTCAACTATGTTTTCAGTAAGTCTCAGGTAAGCTTAATGCCAAGAATGTTTAATGAGGATAAGGATGTAATGGCTAACTATATTTCAATGTATGGGGCTCCTGATTTTACATTTAACTATGCTAATGAAGATGTAGCAGACAATCCTCAGGCTAAGCAGATTTTTGATGAATTGAGAGGTAAGTATGAAGATAAATCCATTACCGCATCAGATTATTTAAAGGTAAAGCCTTATAACCTGATCAATGTTCAGAAGCCGTCATTGCTTCAGAATATGGATTATTTCATTTCTTTCCAGAACGGATATTACTTTGTAAGATACCTTATGTGGAACTATGTTGGAAGACAGAATGACCTTGAAGGAAATATGGAAAGTACGAAAGGAAACTGGATTTCGGGTATTCCTTTTATCGATAATGTAAACGTAGGAAGTCAGGATAAAATGCCTGCTAAATTCAAGAATGAAAGTACAGTTAAGTTCTTCTTCTTGCCATTAATTTTAGGTTTAATCGGATTCTTTTTCCAATTGAACAGAGATTTTGGAAGGTTCTATGCATTATTATCTCTATTTATTTTGACAAGTGTGGGAATTATTTTCTATACAGGAGTAAAACCATTTGAACCAAGAGAAAGAGATTATGCAATGGTGGGTTCATTCTATGCATTTGCCATTTGGATCGGAATGGGGGCCGGAGCAATCTTATGGTTCCTTCAATCTAAGATCAAATCGAATGGTGCTAACATCGCGTTAGGAGTAGTTTTATTGGGAGTGCCTTTTATGATGGGCTTCCAGAACTATAATGTTCACGATAGAAGTAACAGATATACCGCTTATGATTATGCGTATTCAGTATTAAAATCATTACCAAAGAATGATATCTTATTCGTGTATGGTGATAATGATACTTACCCGGTTTGGGCTATTCAGGAAACAGAAAGGTTTAGAGATGATGTGAAGGTAGTTAACTTTACTCTTGCATCAACGCCTTGGAATCTGGATCAGGTGAAGAGAAGAACGTACAATGCAATGGGAATTCCAAGCCAATTGACGCACGAAGATTATAGAGATGGTGTAAATGATCAAATCTATATGATGAAGAAAGATGATTGGGAGGGCGTTTTCTCTATGCTGAAAGAGCAAGGAGTTCCGGATACAGAATTCCAGGCATTCAGAAAGTATCTTACACAAGATTCATTGACGCTGAAGGAAGCGATTAACTTTATCAAGTTCAAGTCTCCTGAAAAAGATCAGTTATTAAAAATGTACTTTGGAGAAGAAAAATACGAGAAGTACAACATTCTTCCGGTAAACAAGTTTATTCTTCCGGTAAATAAGGCAAATGCACTAAAGGCAGGAATTATTAACAAGGAAGATCTTCCCAATGTAGTAGATCAAATTATGATTACTTATAAAGGAAACACACTTTATAAAAACAACCTGATCTTATTAGACCTATTGGCCAACTTTGATTGGAAACGTCCAATTAACTTCTCTTCAGGAGGTGTTTATGATAGCGAAAATATTTTCTACCTTAATGACTATCTTCAGTTTGACGGATTCAGCTACAGATTGATACCGGTTCATACACCACCATCAGTGGAGGGAGATATGGGAAGAGTAGATCCGAATTCTCTTTATAATGTGGTGAAAAACTTCAGATGGGGTAACTTCAAAAATCTGAACACTCACTTTGATGAGACTGCTACTTCCAATATCATCAGCTATAGAATGTCAGCAAGCAGAGCTGCTTCAGCACTTGCATTGGACGGACAAAAAGCGAAAGCTTTAGAAATATTGGATCTTGCTGCGAAGGAAATTCCGGCTGAAAAATACAATGATCCACGTTCATTAAGTTCAATTGTATCCGGATACATTATTGCCGGACAAGAGCAAAAAGGACTACAGTTGGCAGAAGTGCTTAAAAAAGGAATCTTTGAAGAATATGATTACTATTTAAGCCTTTCAAAGTCTGATCAAAGCTATCTGAGAAGACAGATGAGAACAAAACCAATGGAATATTCATTAGTAGTTGCAGCGGTTACAGATGCTTATACTAAGATCGGGCAAAAAGAAAAAGGATATGCTTATCTGGTAAAATCCATTGAGCCAATTGATAAAAAATTCAATGCCTTTGTAAAGGAACTTCAGCAGATGGGCAAAGAAAAAGCAATGAAAGAATCGGAAGAGGTTCAGAAGATCACACCATTCTATCAATACCTATTTGATGTTATGCAGCCTTATGATTCTACTTATTCAAAAGAAAAAGAAGATCAGATCACATCAGCGATTATCAAGGCAACACAATAA
- a CDS encoding PLP-dependent cysteine synthase family protein, which translates to MSNVYDNILGLVGHTPMVKLNTVTKDIPATIYAKLESYNPGHSTKDRIALHIIENAEEKGLLKEDSVVVETTSGNTGFSIAMVCIIKGYKCILAVSDKTKPEKIAYLKALGATVYICPANVPADDPRSYYEVAKRIALETPNSIYINQYFNELNIDAHYQTTGPEIWEQTEGKITHLFACTGTGGTLSGSAKFLKEKNPDIKIIGVDADGSILKSYHETGEIHKEDVHPYQIEGMGKNLIPSALLFDKVDEFVRVNDEMAAYRTREIALKEAIMGGYTTGAVTQGLMQYAQSHELTENDVVVLIYPDHGSRYITKVYSDKWMAEQGFVNNCVHNYDEVFKTEFIK; encoded by the coding sequence ATGAGTAATGTTTACGATAATATTCTTGGCCTAGTAGGACACACTCCGATGGTGAAGCTAAATACTGTTACAAAAGATATTCCAGCAACCATTTATGCCAAGTTAGAATCATATAATCCTGGACATTCCACCAAAGACCGAATCGCACTTCATATTATAGAGAACGCAGAGGAGAAAGGCTTATTGAAAGAAGATTCTGTAGTTGTAGAAACTACATCAGGAAACACAGGGTTTTCTATTGCAATGGTATGTATCATCAAGGGATATAAATGTATTCTCGCGGTAAGCGACAAAACAAAACCTGAGAAAATTGCTTATCTAAAAGCATTAGGAGCTACTGTTTATATATGTCCTGCCAATGTACCGGCGGATGATCCAAGATCTTATTATGAAGTAGCGAAAAGAATTGCTTTGGAAACTCCCAATTCTATTTACATCAATCAGTACTTTAATGAACTGAATATTGATGCCCATTATCAGACCACAGGTCCTGAAATCTGGGAACAGACAGAAGGTAAGATCACTCACCTTTTTGCCTGCACCGGAACAGGAGGTACCTTATCTGGTTCAGCAAAGTTTTTGAAGGAGAAAAACCCGGATATTAAAATTATTGGGGTGGATGCAGATGGATCTATATTAAAGAGCTATCACGAGACAGGTGAGATTCACAAGGAAGATGTACATCCTTATCAGATTGAAGGAATGGGTAAAAACCTTATCCCTTCTGCTCTACTTTTTGACAAGGTAGATGAATTTGTAAGGGTAAATGATGAAATGGCTGCCTACAGAACCCGCGAAATAGCTTTGAAAGAAGCCATTATGGGAGGTTATACAACAGGAGCTGTAACACAGGGATTGATGCAGTATGCACAGTCTCATGAATTAACAGAAAATGACGTGGTTGTTTTAATATACCCAGACCATGGTTCAAGATACATCACTAAGGTATACAGTGATAAGTGGATGGCCGAACAAGGGTTTGTTAACAACTGTGTTCACAACTATGACGAAGTCTTCAAGACAGAGTTTATTAAATAG